Sequence from the Caballeronia sp. SL2Y3 genome:
CCACGCTGCGATGGCGATTTGCGCGCGCCTGCGCAGTCGGGTAACGTCGATGCTCATGAACGCTCCATCGCTTCCCGACGCAACTCTCGCAGCGTACCGCGCCGCCATCTACCGGATACACGGCGAGCCGCCCATCGATATGATGATCGGCGCGAAGAACGCAGCCGTCGCCGCGCTGCTGGCCGGTCACGGCGTTGCGAGCGCGGTATTCGTGACCGCGTTCAATCCGTTCGGCTGCGAACTGAGCGCCGAAGAGAACGCCGCGCGGCAGCAGACACTCGAAGCGCACATTGCGCAAGCAGGCTGGATGGCGCTTTCCGGCGAAGGCATGGATCCGAACAACCTATGGCGCGCCGAACCGAGTCTGTTCGTGCTCGGCGCGACTGAACTGGACGCCGACGACTTCATGCTGGCGTTTGAACAGAACGCCGTCGTGGTCGTGAAGAGCGATGGGCTAGCGCAATTGCGGGTGCATCCGCGATATATGTAACCGAATAGAGCGCTCCCATGCCGTTCGACTTGGCGCAGGGAAGGACGTCGCGCATCGTGCGGCGTTCGCCGTTCGGGCGGGACATCAACGGCCTAATGTCCGTGCTCTCGCCAATCTCGCTGGTTGATGCGGCGCGGGTCGCTCGCCCTTGACGCGATGTCCGCGACGATGCATAAGCGCAGTGTTGCTGCCTAGGGATGGCAGGGCTTCCGGTTGAATACCCAGACGGGACCAAGAGACGGATTTGCACTGAAACGACGGCTCGTCGCTCGGCTGTGCGTCGCTCAATGCCGACTGGGATGCATTCGCCGGGCGAGGCGTGATCCTCAACGGGCCGCGCTGGCGAAGGTCGTGATCGGCGGAGTCGCACACTAACTCGCGGGGGCACATGCCGCTATGTGGACGCGGTAGGCATGCGTTCCATCGGCACCACCACGCGGGCCAGGGAAACAACCGACAGCCGCGGCTCGCTTGAGGCATCTGCAACAGCGATTCCGGCATGCGCACGCGGCGGCAGAGTCCGTGGCTGCGCAGCTATGCGAGAATGAATGCGCGTGCACTGCGACGTGAGGAATCGTACGGACTGCGAATAATATCGTTGTCGCGATGGCGAGCGATGGGACCGGCGTGCTGGTCACCACAGACAATAATTCTGCGGCACGACGATTCAAAGCGCGCTAACCGGCACGTCGGCCTGATGGTGGGGCTCGTCGGAATCGCGGGCCGAGCACGAACCGCGTTTTGGCTCGCTGTGGCGAGCGTGTGAAGCGAGCCGGCACATCTGCGTACTCGCCAACGTCGCGCGAATCAAACGCATATGACGGCATGCCGCTCATATCCATTGCGTTGGCCGCCTGTACCTTCGTTTATGTCGGTCGCGCGCGGATTGTCGAAGGCGGGCATCGCGACCGCATTCGGCTTCGCGAGCGCGCAGTTGCACCAACGCAGCATCATCCGTTGCTTTCACGCAACTAAGCACGGGTTGCAGCTACAAATCCTACGTCTAAGCCTGCGAAAGATCTCACGTGATCGAACGGCAGCAGCGTGAACGAATTCGGATTACTCCCATATTCCCCAATGCTGATCGCGGAAACACTCACGGCCTGTTTGCGGGTTGCCCTTAGCGCCTCCCGCACCGTGAAAAAGCGAAGCATCGAATAATGAATAACGGGATTTACAAGCTGGTCTTCAGCCGCGTGCGGCACATGATGGTAGCGGTTGCTGATTTCGCCACGGGGCAGGGCGCGCAAGGCGGTAGCGCGACGCAACGCGGGTCGGTCGCATCGTCTCTGAGCATCGGTTCGAGCCTTCCCATGCGTGCCGTGGCATTCGCCGCGATGCTGCTGCTGGGTACGGCTATGTCTGTATCGCAGGCGCAGAT
This genomic interval carries:
- a CDS encoding DUF3293 domain-containing protein, yielding MNAPSLPDATLAAYRAAIYRIHGEPPIDMMIGAKNAAVAALLAGHGVASAVFVTAFNPFGCELSAEENAARQQTLEAHIAQAGWMALSGEGMDPNNLWRAEPSLFVLGATELDADDFMLAFEQNAVVVVKSDGLAQLRVHPRYM